The proteins below come from a single Tenuifilum thalassicum genomic window:
- a CDS encoding DUF3575 domain-containing protein produces MKKFLSVLLVALFAVPAIAQDKPAVSEEPNVIKVNTLSLLVGTGSVFYERKLSDNMSGQLGVAYLSYKIGDSKFSGLILTPEARFYPKQNAIDGFYLAPYVRYQNFSLENTESNDKGTYTNFGGGLLFGRQWITNSGFTMDLFFGGHYSKGSVDVESGTDSFDVGKFEGFGLRVGFAIGFAF; encoded by the coding sequence ATGAAAAAGTTTTTATCTGTTTTGCTAGTTGCTTTGTTTGCTGTTCCAGCAATTGCTCAAGACAAACCTGCTGTGTCGGAAGAGCCTAATGTTATTAAGGTCAACACGCTAAGTCTTTTAGTTGGAACAGGTTCTGTTTTTTATGAACGCAAGCTCTCTGATAACATGTCTGGGCAGCTTGGAGTAGCTTATTTAAGTTATAAAATAGGTGATTCAAAATTCTCTGGTTTAATTCTTACACCAGAAGCAAGATTCTATCCTAAGCAAAATGCGATTGATGGATTCTACCTCGCCCCTTACGTTCGTTACCAAAACTTCTCTTTAGAAAATACCGAATCGAATGATAAGGGTACTTACACCAATTTCGGTGGAGGTCTTTTGTTTGGACGTCAATGGATTACAAATTCTGGTTTTACCATGGATCTGTTTTTTGGTGGACACTATAGCAAAGGAAGCGTTGATGTTGAATCAGGTACCGATTCTTTTGACGTGGGTAAATTTGAAGGCTTTGGCCTTCGAGTAGGATTTGCTATTGGTTTCGCTTTTTAA
- a CDS encoding T9SS type A sorting domain-containing protein yields MKRLLKQAIYTLLIGIIPLVSNGVPKKFVPTVIHQPDGTKIECYASGDEFHNWLHDANGYTIIQHPQTGYYVYAQKIDGRLVPSDLIVGKDKPSASKGIEPYLNISRKEYLAKRKRFQVNNHYQLLNPAKGQKNGIAPLNSKAQTVMNNIVVFIQFADDNITDEPLSFYENIYNGAVSSVNDYYSSVSYDKFTVSSSFYPTPSNNLIVWFTDTHNRNYYRPYNATTNTEGYDPDMDDYTNEASKTYREHTLLKTAIDSIAKYVPSDLNIDINNDGYIDVVSFILAGENDGWNDLLWPHQWSLWSKKAYINGKQVGDYTLQLQYFGNNRIDLGTLCHEMFHAVGAPDLYHYDDNLNRSTVGVWDIMEGTRDEPQNMGAYMKYLYGGWIDEIPEITQTGTYTLNPLSTSATGNVYKIPSPNSYTEYFVVEYRKREAYDASLPGDGMLVYRINSVLEGKGNADGPPDEVYLYRPGGTLVVNGSINDATFNASYNRTQINDQTDPKSFLSNGTDGGLNISNVSAASSTISFNATIDFDPWVVLKNDNGYGTAIGNGSTTLTAATRFTTDDLTNVVGKYINKIDFYIKSDNGTRLTSNEIVKVWEGGTFGDPGTLIYEKNVSNEVKLDQWTSHQLDSSITIKPNKEYWVGYSATASSGYPFATDRGPYVAGKGGWILEGSQWNQLSDYNLNYNFLIRAIVNGEKIATGIDTSPSDNVNISAYPNPVTSETNVTISGLEQVGMVNVSIYNMLGQQIKEIVNSPVVQGQNTIKLDLADLSKGVYIVKVDLHNGGNTTILASKKIKITKF; encoded by the coding sequence ATGAAAAGATTATTAAAACAAGCAATTTACACATTGCTAATTGGGATTATTCCATTAGTATCCAATGGAGTACCCAAAAAATTTGTTCCTACAGTTATTCACCAGCCCGATGGAACTAAGATTGAATGTTATGCCAGTGGTGATGAGTTTCACAACTGGTTACACGATGCAAATGGTTACACCATTATCCAGCATCCTCAAACTGGTTACTATGTTTACGCTCAAAAAATAGATGGTCGTTTGGTTCCAAGCGATCTCATCGTAGGAAAGGATAAACCATCAGCATCCAAAGGGATTGAGCCCTACTTAAATATTTCGCGCAAAGAATACCTTGCCAAGAGGAAAAGATTTCAAGTAAACAACCATTATCAGCTGCTTAATCCAGCTAAAGGGCAAAAAAATGGAATAGCCCCTCTTAATAGCAAAGCGCAAACGGTAATGAACAACATTGTTGTTTTTATTCAATTTGCTGATGATAACATTACCGATGAACCACTTAGCTTCTACGAAAACATATACAATGGCGCAGTCAGCTCTGTAAATGATTACTACAGCAGCGTATCATATGATAAATTCACGGTTTCCTCATCATTTTATCCAACCCCTTCAAATAATCTTATTGTTTGGTTTACCGACACCCATAATAGAAACTATTATAGGCCCTACAACGCCACAACCAACACCGAAGGGTACGATCCAGACATGGACGACTACACCAATGAGGCTAGTAAAACATATAGAGAGCACACATTACTTAAAACAGCCATTGATTCAATTGCAAAATACGTCCCATCAGATTTGAATATCGATATAAACAATGATGGTTACATCGATGTTGTTTCATTTATTCTTGCTGGCGAGAATGACGGATGGAATGATTTGCTTTGGCCACACCAATGGAGTTTGTGGTCAAAAAAAGCTTACATTAACGGGAAACAGGTTGGGGATTATACCTTACAACTCCAATACTTTGGCAATAATAGAATTGATTTAGGAACTCTATGCCATGAAATGTTCCACGCTGTTGGCGCTCCAGACCTATACCATTATGATGATAATTTAAATCGTTCAACTGTTGGTGTATGGGATATTATGGAAGGGACCAGGGATGAACCTCAAAATATGGGGGCATATATGAAGTATCTTTATGGTGGCTGGATTGATGAAATACCAGAGATTACACAAACTGGTACCTATACCCTAAACCCATTATCTACTTCTGCAACCGGGAATGTTTATAAAATACCATCACCCAATAGCTATACCGAGTACTTTGTGGTTGAATATCGAAAACGCGAAGCTTACGATGCTTCTCTACCAGGCGATGGCATGTTGGTTTATCGCATTAACTCTGTTTTAGAAGGGAAAGGCAACGCCGATGGTCCCCCTGATGAAGTATACCTATATAGACCAGGAGGTACATTAGTGGTAAACGGAAGCATTAACGATGCTACCTTTAATGCTAGCTACAATAGAACCCAAATTAATGATCAAACCGACCCCAAAAGTTTTCTTTCCAACGGAACAGACGGCGGGCTTAACATCTCTAATGTTTCTGCGGCTTCTTCAACCATTTCATTTAACGCTACTATAGACTTTGACCCATGGGTTGTACTTAAAAATGATAATGGTTATGGAACAGCCATTGGTAATGGTTCCACTACCTTGACAGCAGCTACCCGCTTTACAACTGATGATCTTACTAATGTAGTAGGTAAATATATTAACAAGATTGATTTTTACATCAAAAGCGATAATGGAACTAGATTAACCTCCAATGAAATTGTAAAGGTATGGGAAGGCGGTACCTTTGGTGACCCTGGGACTCTTATATATGAAAAAAACGTTTCAAATGAGGTAAAACTGGACCAATGGACTTCGCACCAGCTAGACAGCTCCATCACCATTAAACCCAACAAAGAGTACTGGGTAGGATATTCAGCAACAGCATCGTCGGGTTATCCTTTTGCTACAGATCGCGGCCCATATGTAGCTGGTAAAGGTGGATGGATACTGGAAGGCTCTCAGTGGAATCAATTGTCAGACTATAATCTAAACTATAACTTCCTTATAAGAGCTATAGTTAATGGTGAAAAAATTGCTACCGGTATAGACACGAGCCCAAGTGATAATGTAAATATTTCGGCTTACCCAAATCCTGTAACTTCTGAAACCAACGTAACAATATCCGGTTTAGAGCAGGTAGGAATGGTTAATGTAAGTATCTATAACATGCTTGGTCAGCAAATAAAAGAAATTGTTAATTCACCAGTTGTTCAAGGTCAAAATACCATTAAACTCGACCTAGCTGATTTATCTAAAGGTGTTTACATTGTTAAAGTGGACCTACACAATGGCGGCAACACAACAATTTTAGCATCGAAAAAAATCAAAATAACAAAATTCTAA
- a CDS encoding lytic transglycosylase domain-containing protein, with protein MKKNLKLIIFSILISNIVPAQNPKLENDTVFDKQQIEKMDSLLYQWYIQQPNEDNSLIVDVDDDTLGVNETQDSFYIKRLQSINSFINLPYNHIVRNFIKAYTEKKRDRVEVMLGLTEYYFPIIEEILDLYQLPQELRFLPIIESGLNPRAVSRAGAVGLWQFMYGTGRMYNLTINSFIDERLDPIASTHAACKFLKDLYSIYGDWTLVIAAYNCGPGNVNKAIRRSGGKRNYWDIYYYLPRETRGYVPAFIAANYTYYFYKEHNIIPQPITYPPATDTIMVNDMLHLKQVAEVLDYPIELLRDLNPQYKVDIIPAKGRSFVLRLPKELVGPYIDKEKEIFAYKDSIFFNKKVLADPAKYLKSYRYYVPPGSVRYVYRVKKGDVLGKIAERYNVSVRQLRQWNRLRGNLIRIGQRLVIYVPERTAQRLGIARDKKS; from the coding sequence ATGAAGAAAAATTTAAAACTAATCATATTTTCAATTCTTATCTCAAATATAGTTCCTGCTCAGAATCCAAAGTTAGAAAATGACACGGTATTTGATAAACAGCAGATAGAGAAAATGGATAGTCTGCTGTATCAATGGTACATACAACAACCCAATGAAGACAATAGCCTAATTGTTGATGTTGATGATGATACGTTAGGAGTTAATGAAACACAAGATTCATTCTATATTAAACGTTTGCAAAGTATTAACTCATTCATTAATCTACCATATAACCATATAGTTCGAAATTTCATTAAAGCATACACCGAGAAAAAACGCGATAGAGTTGAAGTAATGCTTGGTTTAACCGAGTACTACTTCCCCATAATTGAAGAAATACTAGATTTGTATCAGCTGCCACAGGAGTTGAGATTTCTCCCTATCATTGAATCAGGGCTTAACCCAAGAGCCGTTTCAAGAGCAGGTGCTGTAGGACTATGGCAGTTTATGTATGGCACAGGGAGAATGTATAATCTTACCATTAACTCCTTTATCGATGAGCGGCTCGACCCCATTGCATCGACACATGCAGCCTGTAAATTCCTTAAAGACCTCTACTCAATTTATGGAGACTGGACCTTGGTGATTGCTGCATACAACTGCGGTCCTGGTAATGTTAACAAAGCAATTCGTCGATCTGGGGGTAAAAGAAATTACTGGGATATATATTACTATCTCCCTCGAGAAACTCGTGGCTATGTGCCAGCATTCATTGCCGCCAACTACACCTACTATTTTTACAAGGAACATAATATAATTCCTCAACCTATAACCTACCCTCCTGCTACTGATACTATTATGGTAAACGACATGCTTCACCTAAAGCAGGTTGCGGAAGTACTAGACTACCCCATTGAGCTGCTTCGTGATTTAAATCCCCAATACAAAGTAGATATCATACCAGCAAAAGGACGGTCTTTTGTTCTTCGTCTGCCTAAAGAACTGGTTGGGCCTTACATCGATAAAGAAAAAGAGATTTTTGCCTACAAGGATAGTATCTTCTTCAACAAGAAAGTGCTAGCCGATCCTGCAAAGTATCTAAAATCGTACAGATACTATGTCCCTCCAGGTTCGGTTCGTTATGTCTATAGGGTAAAAAAAGGAGACGTTCTAGGAAAAATAGCCGAAAGGTATAATGTTTCTGTTCGACAGCTCAGGCAATGGAATAGGTTGCGGGGTAATTTGATTAGAATAGGGCAACGACTAGTCATCTATGTACCTGAAAGAACTGCTCAGCGTTTAGGCATTGCTAGAGATAAAAAATCCTAG
- a CDS encoding shikimate kinase — protein MKIFLIGFMGSGKSTVGVDLAHILGYRFIDLDEYIEQKHNLSIKLIFETKGEDYFRMIENETLKEVCSFEGDFVISSGGGTSCFYNNIDYMNRNGITVYLRAEVSTLVARLIESKVDRPLLWGKTKDELNEYIIRVLNERKKYYEKAQVIIDADNANPKDLAQLIISTVNI, from the coding sequence ATGAAGATATTCCTTATAGGATTTATGGGCAGCGGAAAGTCAACAGTAGGTGTTGATTTAGCTCATATTTTAGGATACAGGTTTATCGATCTTGATGAATATATTGAACAAAAACACAATTTAAGCATAAAGTTAATTTTTGAGACCAAAGGAGAAGACTATTTTAGGATGATAGAAAACGAAACGTTAAAGGAGGTATGTTCATTTGAAGGCGATTTTGTTATTTCTTCAGGTGGAGGCACTTCGTGCTTTTATAATAATATCGATTACATGAATAGAAACGGAATAACCGTCTACCTAAGGGCCGAAGTTTCAACGTTAGTTGCTAGACTTATTGAATCGAAAGTTGACAGACCATTACTTTGGGGAAAAACAAAGGATGAACTCAACGAGTATATAATTCGGGTGCTAAACGAGCGAAAAAAATATTACGAAAAAGCACAAGTAATTATTGATGCCGATAACGCCAACCCTAAGGATCTTGCTCAACTCATTATTTCCACTGTGAATATTTAA
- a CDS encoding DNA gyrase/topoisomerase IV subunit A — protein sequence MRLDDFEADELLSEGDDKNSTPDQHAKIEKLTGEAAKKNHISGMYKDWFLDYASYVILERAVPHLDDGLKPVQRRILHAMKRLDDGRYNKVANIIGYTMQYHPHGDASIGDALVQLGQKDLLIDTQGNWGNILTGDGAAAPRYIEARLSKFALDVVFNPKTTEWMLSYDGRNQEPVTLPVKFPLLLAQGVEGIAVGLASKILPHNFNELIDASISYLKGKDFELYPDFPTGGLADCSKYNDGLRGGSVRVRAKIQKVDRKTLAITEIPYGKTTTSLIDSILKANDKGKIKIKKIDDNTAENVEILIHLHPDVNPDMTIDALYAFTDCEMSISTNACVIYEDKPRFMGIKDILRASVNRTKDLLTMELNIRLRELEEDWHFSSLEKIFFEERIYRELEKDTETWEMVLEAIERGFDPYRKLFRREITREDVVKLTEKPVRKISKFDIKKADEHIKAVEAEIEQVKHHLAHIVDYTINYYQNIKKKYGKGRERKTELRSFDTIEATKVVVANEKLYVNRAEGFVGTSLKKDEYVCECSDIDDIIVILKNGKYYIRKVQDKDFFGKDIMYVGVYTRNDKRTIYNVVYRDGLNGNIMMKRCAITGTTRDKEYDITKGTPGSQILWLSVNPNGETEVLKVYLKPRPRLRNLIIELDFGQLAVKGRNSQGNIFTRYAIHKIVLKEKITSTVEGVKVWYDPEVMRLNLEGQGELIDEFMPGEKILIVNPDGSYFLANTDYSLRFDEQPLIIEKYDQNKVYSVVYYDGSQKYYYLKRFSFESTEKILPFIPEGDGSKLVSINADIYPCLKITFGGKHANREPEEIDVDAFIAVKGQRAKGKRITTLTVKKVEFIEPLEKEKSAFANNKENESDNDPEENENDNTSEQMSLGL from the coding sequence ATGCGATTGGACGATTTTGAAGCGGACGAGCTGTTAAGCGAAGGCGATGATAAGAATAGCACGCCTGACCAGCATGCCAAAATAGAAAAGTTAACAGGTGAGGCAGCCAAGAAGAATCACATTTCTGGAATGTATAAGGATTGGTTTCTTGACTACGCCTCGTATGTAATACTGGAACGTGCCGTTCCACATCTCGACGATGGGTTAAAACCTGTGCAACGTCGCATCCTTCACGCCATGAAACGCCTCGACGATGGGCGTTACAACAAGGTAGCCAACATCATTGGTTACACCATGCAGTATCACCCACACGGAGATGCATCAATTGGAGATGCGCTTGTTCAACTTGGACAAAAAGACCTCCTTATTGACACACAGGGTAACTGGGGTAACATACTCACTGGCGATGGTGCTGCAGCCCCACGTTACATTGAAGCACGACTTTCAAAATTTGCTCTCGATGTGGTTTTCAACCCAAAAACCACCGAGTGGATGCTCAGCTATGATGGCAGGAACCAGGAACCCGTTACTCTTCCAGTTAAGTTCCCTCTGCTCCTTGCTCAAGGCGTTGAAGGTATTGCCGTTGGTTTGGCATCAAAAATACTACCTCACAACTTTAATGAGCTTATTGATGCTTCGATAAGCTATTTAAAAGGAAAAGACTTTGAACTATATCCCGACTTTCCTACAGGCGGACTTGCCGACTGCAGCAAGTACAACGATGGTTTACGAGGCGGAAGTGTAAGGGTGCGTGCAAAAATTCAAAAGGTTGATAGAAAAACCTTGGCAATAACCGAGATTCCATATGGAAAAACAACAACTTCGCTTATCGATTCCATCCTCAAGGCTAACGATAAGGGCAAAATAAAAATTAAGAAGATAGACGATAACACAGCCGAGAATGTTGAAATTCTAATCCATTTGCACCCCGATGTTAATCCCGACATGACCATCGACGCGTTGTATGCCTTTACCGATTGTGAAATGTCAATCTCTACTAACGCTTGTGTTATCTACGAAGACAAACCACGCTTTATGGGCATAAAGGATATTCTCCGGGCATCGGTAAACCGAACCAAGGACCTCCTTACCATGGAGCTAAATATCCGCTTGCGCGAACTGGAAGAGGATTGGCATTTTTCATCGCTTGAAAAGATATTTTTCGAAGAACGCATCTATCGTGAGCTGGAAAAAGATACCGAAACCTGGGAGATGGTTCTTGAAGCCATCGAACGGGGCTTTGATCCATATCGAAAGCTATTCCGTAGAGAAATCACACGCGAAGATGTGGTAAAGCTCACCGAGAAACCTGTTCGAAAAATATCAAAGTTTGATATCAAAAAGGCTGATGAGCATATTAAAGCGGTTGAGGCTGAAATTGAGCAGGTTAAACATCACCTTGCGCATATTGTTGATTACACTATCAACTACTATCAAAACATTAAAAAGAAATACGGGAAAGGGCGCGAACGTAAAACCGAACTTCGTAGCTTCGATACCATTGAGGCAACAAAAGTGGTTGTAGCAAATGAGAAACTATACGTTAACCGTGCCGAAGGATTTGTAGGGACAAGCCTGAAAAAAGATGAATACGTTTGTGAATGCTCCGACATCGATGATATTATTGTAATCCTTAAAAACGGGAAATACTATATCCGAAAGGTACAAGACAAAGACTTTTTCGGGAAAGATATTATGTACGTTGGCGTGTACACGCGAAACGATAAACGCACCATATACAATGTCGTATACCGCGATGGTTTGAACGGTAATATTATGATGAAAAGGTGCGCTATTACTGGAACGACACGCGACAAGGAGTATGACATTACAAAGGGAACACCAGGCTCTCAAATACTTTGGCTTTCGGTAAATCCGAATGGGGAAACAGAGGTGCTAAAGGTATATCTTAAACCTCGCCCACGATTAAGAAACCTTATCATAGAGCTCGATTTTGGTCAGCTTGCCGTAAAGGGTAGAAATTCACAAGGAAATATTTTTACCCGTTATGCCATTCACAAAATCGTTCTTAAAGAGAAAATTACAAGCACAGTTGAGGGAGTAAAGGTTTGGTACGACCCTGAGGTTATGCGACTTAACCTAGAAGGGCAAGGTGAACTCATCGACGAATTTATGCCTGGCGAAAAAATTCTTATTGTTAACCCCGATGGGAGTTACTTCCTTGCCAACACCGATTACTCCTTGCGTTTCGATGAGCAACCATTAATTATTGAAAAATACGACCAAAACAAGGTTTATTCTGTTGTTTACTACGATGGTTCTCAAAAATACTACTACCTGAAGCGCTTTAGCTTTGAATCAACCGAGAAAATTCTACCATTTATTCCCGAAGGAGATGGCTCAAAACTCGTTTCCATAAATGCTGATATTTACCCATGTTTAAAAATTACTTTTGGCGGTAAGCATGCCAATAGGGAACCTGAAGAGATTGATGTTGATGCTTTTATTGCTGTAAAAGGGCAAAGAGCTAAAGGAAAGCGAATAACCACCCTTACAGTCAAAAAGGTAGAGTTTATAGAACCCCTTGAAAAAGAAAAATCGGCATTTGCCAATAATAAAGAGAATGAGTCCGATAACGACCCTGAAGAGAATGAAAATGATAATACTTCAGAACAAATGTCGCTAGGTTTATAG
- a CDS encoding DNA topoisomerase IV subunit B → MSVGYSEDSIKTLEWQEHIRKRPGMYIGKLGDGSQPDDGIYILLKEVVDNSIDEFMMGNGKRIDITLNDKTVSIRDYGRGIPQGKLIDVASKMNTGAKYDSKVFKKSVGLNGVGIKAVNALSKQFIIKSIREGVTREAEFSAGILVSDKEYPANGEPNGTFVQFTPDETVFGNYVFQEEYIETMIRNYTYLNTNLLITFNEKEFISKNGLLDLLNENISSEPLYPIIHLKGEDIEVAITHGTGYGEDYYTFVNGQHTTQGGTHLSAFREAYVKTIREFYKKDFDPSDIRTSIIAAISIKVEDPVFESQTKTKLGSKDMGPNGPSVRQFVIDFIKEKLDNYLHKHGEVAQTLLQKILESEKERKAISGIKKLARERAKKASLHNRKLRDCRVHYNSKNPRAEETTLFITEGDSASGSITKSRDVNTQAVFSLRGKPLNTYGLTKKIVYENEEFNLLQSALDIEEDMDNLRYNKIVIATDADVDGMHIRLLLITFFLQFFPELIRQGHLFILQTPLFRVRNKKKTIYCYSPEEKEKAIAELGPNPEITRFKGLGEISPDEFKNFIGPDIRLDPVRLTKDDQIQELLSFYMGKNTPDRQEFIINNLRIEEDIIDEEPPVKISDIDENVDKTDDSNENLVA, encoded by the coding sequence ATGAGTGTTGGATATTCCGAAGATAGCATTAAAACCTTAGAATGGCAGGAGCATATTCGCAAACGCCCTGGAATGTACATTGGTAAGTTAGGCGATGGTTCGCAACCCGATGATGGTATTTACATTCTGCTCAAGGAGGTGGTTGACAACTCGATAGATGAGTTTATGATGGGTAACGGGAAGCGTATTGATATCACTTTAAATGATAAAACCGTTTCCATACGTGACTACGGTAGAGGTATCCCCCAGGGTAAACTTATCGATGTAGCCTCTAAAATGAACACGGGTGCCAAGTACGACTCAAAGGTTTTCAAGAAATCTGTTGGGTTAAATGGGGTTGGTATCAAAGCAGTTAATGCCCTTTCCAAACAATTTATAATTAAAAGTATCCGTGAGGGTGTTACCAGGGAAGCAGAGTTTTCTGCTGGGATTCTTGTTAGCGATAAGGAGTATCCTGCTAATGGAGAACCTAATGGAACTTTCGTGCAGTTCACACCCGATGAAACGGTATTCGGGAACTATGTATTCCAGGAGGAGTACATCGAAACCATGATTCGTAACTATACCTACCTGAACACCAACCTTCTAATCACCTTTAACGAAAAAGAGTTTATTTCAAAAAATGGTCTGCTTGACCTGTTAAATGAGAATATCTCATCGGAACCTCTCTATCCCATAATACACCTTAAAGGCGAAGATATTGAGGTTGCCATTACTCATGGTACAGGTTACGGAGAGGATTACTATACTTTTGTTAACGGACAGCATACCACCCAAGGGGGAACACACCTTTCTGCATTCCGCGAGGCGTATGTTAAGACTATCAGGGAGTTCTACAAAAAAGATTTTGACCCTTCCGATATCAGAACCTCAATCATTGCAGCCATAAGCATCAAGGTTGAAGACCCTGTATTTGAATCGCAAACCAAAACCAAACTTGGAAGTAAGGATATGGGCCCTAATGGTCCGTCGGTAAGACAGTTTGTGATTGACTTTATTAAGGAGAAACTCGATAATTACTTACATAAACATGGCGAAGTTGCTCAAACTCTTCTCCAAAAAATCCTTGAGTCGGAGAAGGAACGAAAGGCCATTTCGGGGATAAAGAAGTTAGCTCGTGAACGGGCAAAAAAGGCAAGCTTGCATAATCGTAAACTGCGCGATTGTAGGGTTCATTATAATAGCAAAAATCCCCGTGCAGAGGAAACAACGCTTTTTATAACCGAGGGGGACTCAGCGAGTGGCTCTATTACAAAATCGCGTGATGTGAACACCCAAGCAGTTTTCTCTCTTAGAGGTAAGCCTTTAAACACCTATGGTTTAACCAAAAAAATTGTTTACGAGAACGAGGAATTTAACCTTCTGCAATCGGCACTCGATATTGAGGAGGATATGGATAACCTCCGTTACAACAAAATTGTAATTGCCACCGATGCCGATGTTGATGGTATGCACATCCGCCTTCTTCTAATTACATTCTTCCTTCAGTTCTTCCCCGAACTAATAAGGCAAGGTCATCTATTCATATTGCAAACGCCACTTTTTAGGGTTCGTAACAAAAAGAAGACAATCTACTGTTACTCACCCGAAGAAAAGGAAAAAGCAATTGCCGAACTTGGGCCAAACCCTGAAATCACTCGCTTTAAAGGTTTAGGTGAGATATCACCCGATGAGTTTAAAAACTTTATTGGTCCCGACATCAGGCTTGATCCCGTACGATTAACTAAAGACGACCAGATTCAGGAACTACTTTCGTTCTATATGGGTAAGAACACGCCCGATAGGCAGGAGTTTATAATTAACAACCTACGTATCGAAGAGGATATTATTGACGAGGAGCCCCCAGTCAAAATATCCGACATTGATGAGAATGTAGATAAAACTGATGACAGTAACGAGAATTTAGTAGCATAA
- a CDS encoding helical backbone metal receptor encodes MSVKEQKRVIDDLGREIIFSFPPQRIVSLVPSITELLFDLGLDDKIVGVTSYCIHPKQAKSKVIVGGTKNVDASLIRRLKPDLILAEKSENQKENVLDVAAECSVYTFDISGFDDAIKMIQTVGLLTSTTEQANEISKKVTSQFRNLGTARTSKTVFYPVWKNPYITINASTFISSMLKFCGLKNIFDGYDKSYPVVDLSEVINHNPDIILLPSEPYEFSQDDMAELKSLFPNSKLFLVDGEMFAWYGSRMLKAADYFSELIKMF; translated from the coding sequence ATGTCAGTAAAAGAACAAAAGCGAGTGATTGATGATCTTGGTAGGGAGATAATTTTTTCATTTCCACCTCAAAGAATCGTTTCATTAGTGCCTTCAATAACCGAACTTCTTTTTGATTTGGGGTTAGACGATAAAATTGTTGGTGTTACAAGTTATTGCATTCACCCTAAACAGGCTAAATCAAAAGTAATTGTAGGAGGAACTAAAAATGTAGATGCCAGTTTGATTCGAAGGCTGAAGCCCGATTTGATATTGGCAGAAAAGTCGGAGAATCAAAAAGAGAATGTGTTAGATGTTGCTGCTGAATGCTCCGTATACACTTTTGATATCAGTGGTTTTGATGATGCCATTAAGATGATTCAAACTGTAGGTTTATTAACTAGTACAACCGAGCAGGCTAATGAAATATCTAAAAAGGTTACCTCTCAGTTTAGGAACTTGGGCACAGCGAGGACTTCAAAAACAGTATTTTACCCAGTTTGGAAAAATCCGTACATTACTATCAATGCAAGCACCTTTATTTCATCTATGTTAAAATTTTGTGGGCTTAAAAATATTTTTGATGGATATGACAAGTCCTATCCCGTTGTTGATTTAAGCGAGGTTATTAATCATAATCCCGATATTATTTTACTCCCGTCAGAACCCTACGAGTTCTCACAAGACGATATGGCTGAACTAAAATCCTTATTCCCAAACTCTAAACTTTTCTTGGTTGATGGAGAAATGTTTGCCTGGTATGGTTCAAGAATGTTAAAAGCCGCTGATTATTTTAGTGAACTTATCAAAATGTTTTAA
- a CDS encoding YiiX/YebB-like N1pC/P60 family cysteine hydrolase, whose amino-acid sequence MRKLSFTLLLLITFISCTREFEFKSGDLLFQDIDCGPLCDAIENVTSGYEGRKISHVGIVNVTDSGTYVIEAYGTVRLTELKEFMQRSIDRAGNPKIIVGRLQPRYTKYLAESVNRAIKLVGCPYDDDFLLNNGKYYCSELVYETYLDDEGNHLFNLRPMTWKNPLTGEYDSTWVEYFSDKNQPIPEGKPGCNPADYSRSPKLSIVKVFY is encoded by the coding sequence ATGAGAAAGTTGAGCTTTACTTTATTGCTGTTGATTACTTTCATATCGTGTACTCGCGAGTTTGAGTTTAAATCGGGCGATTTACTTTTTCAAGATATTGATTGTGGACCGTTATGCGATGCTATTGAAAATGTTACATCAGGATACGAGGGTAGAAAAATTTCTCATGTAGGAATTGTAAATGTTACTGATAGTGGGACCTATGTAATTGAGGCATACGGGACGGTTCGTTTGACAGAATTGAAAGAGTTCATGCAAAGAAGTATAGATAGAGCAGGAAATCCCAAAATCATTGTGGGACGGTTGCAGCCAAGGTATACGAAATACCTTGCAGAATCAGTTAATCGCGCCATCAAGCTGGTGGGATGTCCATATGATGACGATTTTCTTTTGAACAATGGGAAGTATTATTGTTCAGAACTTGTGTATGAGACATATCTTGATGATGAAGGTAATCATTTGTTTAACCTGCGTCCGATGACTTGGAAGAACCCTCTCACAGGAGAATATGACTCAACTTGGGTGGAATATTTTAGCGATAAAAACCAACCTATACCAGAAGGGAAGCCTGGATGCAATCCGGCAGATTACTCACGCAGCCCAAAACTATCAATAGTAAAAGTGTTTTATTAG